Sequence from the Maribacter algicola genome:
TCAAATCCTTTTGCTGCAAGGTCCGCCTTGTACTCTTCAAAGAGTTTATCGGTAAGTTGTTGAAGATCTTCAATATTAAGTCCATCGAGCACCAAGGTCAGGGACGCCTTTGCATCTCCTTTTAATCCTCCTCGCCACATTTTGCCTCCTTTTTTCTTGTCCTCTAACTGCAAAGCAGTTTGAAAATTGACCTGGAAATCGGAAATGACGATTCGTTTTGGACTTTTTCTAAAATTGAGATTGGCCGGCCCCAACATTTTTATCTTAAAATCCTTTACATTTTGTGCAAATGCCACAGGAGAGGCACAAAGTAGAATCAATAAAAAAGATAACATGGGTAAATTGATACGTTTCATACTATTGGTTTAAAGTTTTGAACAAACATAGCATCCAATGGCGTTGAACTCAATAGGGCAATTGTCGTAAAATGACAGGCAATAGGTGGGCTATGTGTCAAATATCAAAATAGAAAAAGCTTAAAAGCCCTATAACGAATGTTGCCAAAAGCAAAGCCGAATTGAGACGTTGCAACTTTGGGTTCAATTTTTTAAGAGTTGCATAAATGTGCAACGCCAATGCCAAAAAAAACGCAGGTAGACTCAAATAGAAGTTGAAAAGGTAGAACCATAGCCAACTGGTGCACAGCGCCCACGCTGAAATCGCCGATATTGCCGGTGGTATGCATTGATTCATACGGCTCACAGCTGTATCAGGATAACGATAATACAGAATAGTTGCCAAAAGTACCATGGGCCCAAGCATCGCGATCAACAATAGCACACTACCGAACATAATATGTTTTTTATACCAAATAAACTTCTTCACCATTGGGCAGCACAATGCTCAACGGCACATTTCCATATTGTGTCTTGTAAACCAATACTTTGTCCCCAATAAAGAGTTTGTCGTACAGTGTTGAGCTTACCAAGAGTGGTCCTGATGTAAGTATGATTCGACTGGAATTGGCATATCGGTTGGAAGTCAGTGCGAATTTATCTTCGACGATGGATGGAACTCCACGTTTATGGGACCTTTCCTTGTTCCTGTTATAATTTCGGTAAGCCACATATAATCTATAACATTGGAAAAGAGGTGCGGCCCAAATTGGAAACAATAACACGACAAAACTCCAGAAACCGCTGATGATCATTAAAAAGCCAATAGTGATAAATGGACTGGACCTTACCAAACGCTTTTTTATTTCCAATTTCCAAACCCTATGCAAGGCTTCATGGTCTTTTGGGGTGTAGCGAGTATGTGGAATGTGCTTTTCCAGAAACTTTTCTTCTTCATCAAGCTTTTGAGCAACATGGGTATCCTCAACTTGCCCCAAAACTTGAAGATCTAGTGTAATTCCTGATTTGGGCGCTCGGTCCAGCTGCACGTCTGTTCCGACCCTGGCTTTTGAGTAACAGGAATAGTCCACCGAAAACTCCTCATCATCTATATAAACATAATATGACCTCCTGTTTCGGGTCCTTGTTTTGTGCCCGTAAACAGGCCTATCTCCCGTTGTGGCCCAATGCATCCTTTTGTCGGTGATTTTTCCGGAGACCCGAGATTTTATACCTCGTTTTAAATCGATTGCGGTGGATGCAATAATATAGGCTATGACGCTAAAAAATAAGACCGAGAAGGCCACCATCATGTAGATTCCAAAGGAATCATCTGCAAAACCTGAATTGAACATAAACGACAGGAACAACCAGAATATGCCGATAACCACGACCGGAAATAACAACATTCCATATAATTGACGCCTTAGCTTGGTCTTATCTCTATGTGCTAAGGGCAATGTTTCCAATTTAGGCATGATCCACAATTTGGTAGTGCCAAAATTAGGGCCTCCTCGAATCCCTACAATAGGGCAATTGTCCTATTGCGCCATAGCATGGCTTACAGATAGTTTTGCTGAAAACCAATCCAGCAAAAAAATGAATTCCATTACCAATACCAAAAGACTTTACCCTGCCCTATTTATAATTCTTGCCCACTTTTTTCATTACCAAGGGTCTGCCCAAAACCTGCACCTCAGCAATTTTGACATCAAGGATGCACAGGTAACAGCGATGTCCATTACCAAATATCATGCTATCGGAGCCCATTTGTACAGTGAGAAGAACCAACTCGTGTTCAACCCCGATGGTTATTTAACAGAGGACAAACTTTACCTGGATAATAATTACGAAAAGCTTACCACTTATGATTACATTGATAATGCGTCAAAAGCCATAGAGAAAAAATTCAATCCATTAGGTAAACAAGAAGGTTTGGATAAAACCCTTTATATCTATGAAACACCCATTGGCATAATTTCGGATGACCTACCCGAAACCGTAAAAAACGATGAAGGTCAATACATTGTTCTTGGCGGTTTAAAATACGGTGCAATCTTTAAGTACAAAAAATACGTGATCGTCTATGAGCTTGCGGAAGCAAACAATGGAGAAAACAAGGTGTTCTACTCCAGTGAATATACCTACGATGGACTAAAACTAGATGAATCCTACAATCAAAAGGATATACGTTATTTTAAATACAATGACAAAAAGTTATTGGAGGAAGAATTGGGCATGTCCAAGATTTGGGAAAGCCTTTTATATAAGTATGTTTACGACCAACGTGGCAATTGGATTGAAAAAACCAAATTTAGGGCATCAAACTTTACCGAAACCAAATATCAATGGATCATCGATGAGGTAAAATACAGGACCATCACGTACTCAGATGGTACGGTAACAGGCAGCACTGTGCCAAGTACTCCAGAAATCGCCTATTCATCCAACCAAAACAAATTGAAAGACCTCCCAAAACTCAGCGATCCCATATTGATGTCCAAATCCATGAAATTCCTTCAAGATATCACTAGGCTCAGAAACAAAAACAACGAAGGTACAAGCAACGCAACTAAAAACGAGATTTCCCCAACATGTTTAAACGGTGACTGTTCCAATGGGTTTGGCAAAGCTGATTTTGGGACATATACCATTGAAGGTTTTTTTAGTAATGGCAAGGCCAATGGCCAAGGAACTTTATTCTACAAGGATAATTCAGGATACTATCAAGGCAACTTTGTAAATGGTTTCAGGGAAGGCTTCGGCATTTATACTTGGCTCAACAGTAAAAACTATTACATCGGGCAATGGGAAAAAGGCTTTCAAAATGGATATGGGTATGTAAAGAACGGCGGAGAAATTCTACAGGCAGGTAAATTTGAAAAGGGAAAACTAGTCCAAGATTTACTCACCTATGACTATAAGAACAAAATAGCAAAGGGAAACTGTGTAGGTGAATGTCAGAATGGATTTGGGTACTATAAGTTTGATAATGGAGATAGCTATGTTGGATTTTTCACCAATGGTAAAAGAGATCATGTAGGTGCTTACTCTTGGAAATCTGGAATGGCGCATATCGGAACAATTGTTAATGAACAGCATAATGGTTACGGTCAAGAATTCTATAGGCCTAGCGAACAATATTATCTAGGTAATTTTTCACAAGGAAAACGCAATGGTCTTGGGATTTTCTATAACAAAGAGCATCAAGTACTACAAAAAGGTATTTGGAGTGATGGGCAATTGACCGGAAAGTTCTAGAAAACTTGAGCGCTTTTATGAAAAGCTTAAGCTACTCAAGATTCCTTGAGTATTAAAAAATCAAAATTTAGCGAACGGAACGCAGTGAAGTGCTGCAAGCCCCAAATCTTGCCAAACTAACCATACTGGGCGAGGCAATTTTATCTATTAATCCGCTATACTCTTAACATCATTTGAGTTAATCCAATGGTCTGTTGACCTCAATTTTATATTTCCAATCTCCATTCCGTTATTTTAAGCTTTAGATTGCTTTTCCATAGGTCCAATTTATTTTTTCGTCAAATTGCGTCAATTTTTTCGTCAAAATTTTCCAGTGTTTACAGGGCTTCCCAAAGGGTTTACTGTAGATTTCGGAAAATCCTACTGTAGACCCCTGATTTTGAACAGTATTCCAAAATCCATTCAGCTAACTGGTATTCAACGTGTTGAAGACACGAAAACAACCGTGATGGCGCAATTTGCGTATCACCCTCTTGCTATTCCTTCGTCCCGCATGCGGAACCGAATAAATACAAGCTGATTTGGATATCAGCTGTCCAATAAATATTCTTTGGTTTGTACGGACTTTAGGAAAGTCAAATCAAAATTAGCATGCCGTACAAATGATGCATTATAGCATAGATTAAAGATAATGATTTAAAACTCAAATTCCTTTCTCGAGAATGCTAGTTCCATAGTCATATTTCAGCTAACAACTACTAGATCATGATTTAAGTATTCAAAGGAAGTGTTTGAACTCGAAATACAAACAAATTTCGCCTACAAAAGTTAAAAAGTGTTAAAATTAATGGCGTTTGCAAATTGTTTGCAAAAAATAGGTCTCAAAAAGATAAACTCTCTGAGACCCTATGAATAATAGTGATCGCGACACGATTCGAACGTGTGACCGTCTGCTTAGAAGGCAGATGCTCTATCCAGCTGAGCTACGCGACCGTAGTACATTTAAAAGAATGGGTTTTTTAAATGTGGCTGCAAATTTAGTAAAAAATATATAGTGGTAAAACCAAAATCATTAAAAGATACAGCTTCTCAAATTCAACCTGTTTTAAGTCTTTTTGTATCCATCGTATTTGTCAAAGTTATCGTATAACTGGTCAAGGACCTGATAGAAGGTTTCAAAGGCTTCTTCTGAAATATTTATGGTACTGACCCTTCTCAAATCCTGAATCAAAGGAAGTACTTTTTCCATGAGCTGCTGTCCCTCTACGGTCATGACCAATTTGTAGCGTTTTTGATCGTCCCGAAAGCGTGATTTTTTCAATAAGCCCTTCTTACAAAGTCCGCTGATGACCCTTGAGGTCGTGGCTCTGTTTCTAAAATTGGATTTAGCAATGTCTGCCTGGGAGGCATCCGTACCTTCCAAATGTACCCGTTGAAGGATGACCCACTGTTCTATGGTCAAATCGATGTCGTTCTCCGCGAATACCTGTAAAAAAGTACTTTGAACCTTTTTTAAAGTACGGTCAATGTATACGCCAAATCCTTCTGTCCGGTCCATAAATTGCTTTTGGTCGAACAAAAATACATAGAATATCGTTAAAATTGTTGTTAATGCAACAAAATGAAATATTTTTTGTAATTTTAAGCCAAGATTGGGTAACCTATTAAGCATCATGTCCATACAGTTCAAAACATATATTTTAGAGGATAGCACGTATAAAGGTGGCAGCAAGAAAATTGTAATGCCCGAAGGTATTGAGGTGCATAAATTATCCTCCAATGAAAATCCACTGGGGTATTCTCCAAGGGTAAGGCAAGCATTGATGGATTCAATGGAGGACCTTAGTCAATATCCTGACAATACGGATATCCGTTTGCGCCAGGCTTTGGTAAAGGATTTTGACCATGAACTTTCTGAAGATCATTTCATTACGGCGAACAGCGGTTCGGAAATTATCGACCTAATTTCAAAGGCTTTCTTGAATGAAGGCGATCAGGTCATTGTGAGTCAGCCCTGCTTTCTGCCTTATACGGCATTCACTAGGTGGATGGGGGCCACGGCTATCAATGTACCCATGACCGCCGATTACGACTATGACTTTGAAGGTATTCTGAATGCCATGACGGATAATGTCAAATTGGTCTTTCTGGCTTCGCCCAATAATCCTTCGGGAACCTACATTCCAAAAGATGTTCTGGAGGATTTTATTGATAAAGTTCCAGAACACGTAATTGTAGTATTGGATGAGGTGTATCGGCATTTTGCCGAAGCCCCGGATTATGTGACCGGACTTCCCTTTGTAAAACAGCAAAAAAATATCATCGCCATCAATAGCTTTTCCAAGACCTATGGATTGGCTGGACTCAGAGTTGGGTATTGCTATGCACCGTTACACATCAGCAGTTATATCCGAAAAATTTGTAAACCGTTCCTATTGTCGTCCATGGCCTTGGAAGGTGCCATTGCGGCTCTTGAAGACGTTGAATTTGTCCAGAAGACGGTCGATTTGGTTTTCAAGGAAAGGGCATTCGTACTGAAAAGGTTAAAGGAACTTAAGATCCAATATTGGCCTACCCAGGGCAACTTTGTCTTGATTAATCCTCCAATTCCCGATGTAGATTTGGTAAAACAATTGGAACAAAAAGGAATTATGGTACGGCCCGTGGGCAATTTTGGTGCTCCCGGATTGGTCCGTATCTCCTTTGGCACACGACAGGCAAATAGTGCCTTGTTGAAAGCGCTGGAAGCTATCATTAAACTAAAGGAAGTAACAATCTAAATATTTCTTTGGCAACTATGTTGCAACAACAACAATATTAAAATAAAGAATTATGTCAACAATCGTAGCAGCACAAAATAAACAAGAAAAAACGACCGATTTCATGCCCATAAACGGCACGGATTATTTGGAACTGTATGTAAGCAACTCCAAACAGGCGGCCCATTTTTATAAAACCGCTTTCGGTTTTGAATCCTTGGCCTATAGAGGTTTGGAAACAGGTAGCAGGGAATTTGAATCCTACGTGGTTCAGCAGGATAAAATTAGATTGGTTCTTACATCTCCGTTAAAAAGTGGCACCGAAGTGGGTAAACACATAGATAAGCACGGTGATGGTGTAAAGGTAACGGCCCTTTGGGTAGATGATGCTACCTATGCCTATGAAGAGGCGGTGAAGCGCGGGGCCAAAAGTTTTATGAAGCCCCAAGTGGAGGAAGATGATCATGGAAAAGTGGTGCGTTCCGGCATTCATACCTATGGAGAAGTAGTCCATATTTTTGTAGAGCGAAAGGATTATAATGGGGTATTTTTACCCGGATATAGGAAATGGGAATCGGATTATAGACCGGAATCCGTTGGACTCAAATTTGTAGACCACATGGTGGGGAATGTGGAAGAAGGCAAAATGAATTATTGGGTGAAGTTCTATGAAGAAGTGATGGGCTTCAAACAGATTCTTTCTTTTGACGATAAGGAAATCTCTACGGAATACACCGCTTTGATGAGCAAGGTGATGAGCAATGGCAATGGGCGAATCAAATTTCCTATCAATGAACCGGCTCCGGGAAAGAAAAAATCACAAGTAGATGAATATCTGGAGTTTTATGAAGGTGAAGGGGTGCAACATATTGCTGTCGCTACCGATGATATTGTAAAAACCGTTTCCGACTTAAAAAGTAGAGGCGTTGAATTTTTGACCGTACCCACTACGTATTACGATGTCTTGACCGAAAGAGTTGGCAAAATCGATGAAGACATAGACTCTTTGCGAAAATTAGGAATTTTGGTGGATCGTGACGATGAGGGTTATTTGTTGCAGATTTTCACTAAAACGGTACAGGCAAGACCTACTATGTTTTTTGAGATCATTCAGAGGAAGGGAGCTACTTCCTTTGGAAAAGGAAACTTTAAGGCATTGTTTGAAGCTATCGAGCGCGAACAAGAACTTAGGGGTACTTTGTAATACTCCAAATTGAGTAACTTTAAAGAAACCTAAGATTAAAAAAATTCTATGCCTATATATCATAAACAAGGAACTATACCCCCAAAGCGGCACACGCAATTTCGTAGGCCAGACGGGGAACTGTATTCAGAGCAACTGTTCGGGACCATAGGTTTTGATGGCATGTCTTCATTACTCTATCACCACAATAGGCCTACAATGGTTAAGGAAATTGTGAAGAGTACAGATATGTCCCCTAAAATCGCCATGGAAAAACATATTCGTTCGTTAAAATTGGTGAGTTTTAATGTGGAACCCAAGGACGATTTCCTCGAAGCACGCGAACCCCTTTTGGTGAATAGCGATGTGCATATAGGTGTGGCGGCGCCCAGACATTCCATGACCACCTATTTTTATAAGAATGCCGATGCGGATGAAATGTTGTTCATCCACAAGGGCACGGGTACGCTCAGGACCATTTTTGGAAACATTCCTTTTGAATATGGCGACTATCTCATTATTCCAAGAGGGGTCATTTATCAAATCGATTTTGATTCTGAGGAAAACCGAATTTTTTACGCGGAGTCCTTCACGCCCATATATACGCCAAAACGGTATAGAAATTGGTTTGGTCAATTGTTGGAACATTCACCGTATTGCGAACGTGATTATAAACTCCCTCAGGACTTGGAAACTTTCACGGATACTCAGGAGCATCTTATGAAGGTTAAAAAGCAAGGGGTGCTCCATGAAATGATTTACGAAGGACATCCTTTTGATGTTGTGGGATGGGACGGTTACAATTATCCCTACGGATTTTCAATCCATAATTTTGAACCGATTACCGGGAGGATACACCAACCACCACCGGTACATCAGACCTTTGAGACATCGGCCTTTGTTATCTGCTCCTTTGTGCCCAGATTGTACGATTATCATCCAAAATCCATTCCGGCTCCATACAACCATTCCAATATAGATTCAGATGAGGTACTGTACTATGTGGACGGTGATTTTATGAGCAGGAACGGGGTGGCCCCGGGCAATATTTCCTTACATCCTGCCGGTATTCCACACGGTCCGCACCCGGGTGCCGTAGAGCGAAGTATCGGCCAAAAAGGTTCCGAGGAATTGGCTGTGATGATAGACACCTTCAGACCTTTGATGGTCACGGAAAATGCCCTAAAACTGGACGACGGGGATTATTATCGTTCTTGGTTGAATTCATAAATCCAGCAGAACCTACATGAAGCCTTTGACCACTTGGGTGCACGTGCCACAAAATTCGGATTTCACTATTTATAATTTGCCCTTCGGGATATTTTCTACCGATGGAAAGAGCCCTAGGGCGGGTATGGCCATAGGCGAACAGATCGTGGACCTTTCCGTTTTGGCAAAAGCCGATTTAATAAAGGTGGAAGCGCATAATTTTTTGCAATCCAGTCTGAACGATTTTATCGCGCTCGGTAAATCCATTACCAACAAAGTTAGGTTAGATGTTCAGCAATTATTGATAGATGAAGTTTCACCCCTAAAAAATAGGCCCGATGCCTTTGTGCCCCAAGACAAAGCGACGATGCACCTTCCCGTCCAAATTGGGGACTATACAGATTTTTACAGCAGTTTGGAGCACGCCACCAATGTGGGTAAAATGTTCCGTGACCCGGAAAACGCTTTGCTGCCCAATTGGAAACACCTTCCAGTGGGTTATCACGGTCGGGCCTCTTCCATCGTTGTCAGCGGCACAGAAATACATCGACCCAAAGGCCAAGTATTGCCAAGAGGAGCGGAAACGCCCGTTTTTAAACCTTCCGGTCGGTTGGATTTTGAATTGGAAATGGCGTTTATTGTGGGCAAGGAAACCAAATTGGGAGAATCTATTCTTGTGGATAAGGCATCGGATTATATCTTTGGCATGGTATTGTTTAACGATTGGTCCGCCCGGGATATTCAGAAATGGGAATACGTTCCCTTGGGACCTTTTTTGGGCAAGAGTTTTGCCTCATCCGTATCGCCGTGGATTGTCACCTTAGAGGCCTTGGAACCATTTAAGGTATCGGGACCAAAACAAGATCCGGAAGTACTTCCCTATTTAAAATATGAACGGCCCTT
This genomic interval carries:
- a CDS encoding homogentisate 1,2-dioxygenase, with protein sequence MPIYHKQGTIPPKRHTQFRRPDGELYSEQLFGTIGFDGMSSLLYHHNRPTMVKEIVKSTDMSPKIAMEKHIRSLKLVSFNVEPKDDFLEAREPLLVNSDVHIGVAAPRHSMTTYFYKNADADEMLFIHKGTGTLRTIFGNIPFEYGDYLIIPRGVIYQIDFDSEENRIFYAESFTPIYTPKRYRNWFGQLLEHSPYCERDYKLPQDLETFTDTQEHLMKVKKQGVLHEMIYEGHPFDVVGWDGYNYPYGFSIHNFEPITGRIHQPPPVHQTFETSAFVICSFVPRLYDYHPKSIPAPYNHSNIDSDEVLYYVDGDFMSRNGVAPGNISLHPAGIPHGPHPGAVERSIGQKGSEELAVMIDTFRPLMVTENALKLDDGDYYRSWLNS
- a CDS encoding MORN repeat-containing protein; protein product: MIHNLVVPKLGPPRIPTIGQLSYCAIAWLTDSFAENQSSKKMNSITNTKRLYPALFIILAHFFHYQGSAQNLHLSNFDIKDAQVTAMSITKYHAIGAHLYSEKNQLVFNPDGYLTEDKLYLDNNYEKLTTYDYIDNASKAIEKKFNPLGKQEGLDKTLYIYETPIGIISDDLPETVKNDEGQYIVLGGLKYGAIFKYKKYVIVYELAEANNGENKVFYSSEYTYDGLKLDESYNQKDIRYFKYNDKKLLEEELGMSKIWESLLYKYVYDQRGNWIEKTKFRASNFTETKYQWIIDEVKYRTITYSDGTVTGSTVPSTPEIAYSSNQNKLKDLPKLSDPILMSKSMKFLQDITRLRNKNNEGTSNATKNEISPTCLNGDCSNGFGKADFGTYTIEGFFSNGKANGQGTLFYKDNSGYYQGNFVNGFREGFGIYTWLNSKNYYIGQWEKGFQNGYGYVKNGGEILQAGKFEKGKLVQDLLTYDYKNKIAKGNCVGECQNGFGYYKFDNGDSYVGFFTNGKRDHVGAYSWKSGMAHIGTIVNEQHNGYGQEFYRPSEQYYLGNFSQGKRNGLGIFYNKEHQVLQKGIWSDGQLTGKF
- the fahA gene encoding fumarylacetoacetase codes for the protein MTTWVHVPQNSDFTIYNLPFGIFSTDGKSPRAGMAIGEQIVDLSVLAKADLIKVEAHNFLQSSLNDFIALGKSITNKVRLDVQQLLIDEVSPLKNRPDAFVPQDKATMHLPVQIGDYTDFYSSLEHATNVGKMFRDPENALLPNWKHLPVGYHGRASSIVVSGTEIHRPKGQVLPRGAETPVFKPSGRLDFELEMAFIVGKETKLGESILVDKASDYIFGMVLFNDWSARDIQKWEYVPLGPFLGKSFASSVSPWIVTLEALEPFKVSGPKQDPEVLPYLKYERPFNYDIQLEVTLAPENSEPQTICKSNFKYMYWNMAQQLAHHTVNGCNVKVGDMMASGTISGKDETAYGSLLELSWGGKKTIRLTNGQTRTFIEDNDTITLKGFAEKDFIKVGFGEVSGKILPAKK
- a CDS encoding MarR family winged helix-turn-helix transcriptional regulator; this encodes MDRTEGFGVYIDRTLKKVQSTFLQVFAENDIDLTIEQWVILQRVHLEGTDASQADIAKSNFRNRATTSRVISGLCKKGLLKKSRFRDDQKRYKLVMTVEGQQLMEKVLPLIQDLRRVSTINISEEAFETFYQVLDQLYDNFDKYDGYKKT
- the hisC gene encoding histidinol-phosphate transaminase gives rise to the protein MSIQFKTYILEDSTYKGGSKKIVMPEGIEVHKLSSNENPLGYSPRVRQALMDSMEDLSQYPDNTDIRLRQALVKDFDHELSEDHFITANSGSEIIDLISKAFLNEGDQVIVSQPCFLPYTAFTRWMGATAINVPMTADYDYDFEGILNAMTDNVKLVFLASPNNPSGTYIPKDVLEDFIDKVPEHVIVVLDEVYRHFAEAPDYVTGLPFVKQQKNIIAINSFSKTYGLAGLRVGYCYAPLHISSYIRKICKPFLLSSMALEGAIAALEDVEFVQKTVDLVFKERAFVLKRLKELKIQYWPTQGNFVLINPPIPDVDLVKQLEQKGIMVRPVGNFGAPGLVRISFGTRQANSALLKALEAIIKLKEVTI
- the hppD gene encoding 4-hydroxyphenylpyruvate dioxygenase, translating into MSTIVAAQNKQEKTTDFMPINGTDYLELYVSNSKQAAHFYKTAFGFESLAYRGLETGSREFESYVVQQDKIRLVLTSPLKSGTEVGKHIDKHGDGVKVTALWVDDATYAYEEAVKRGAKSFMKPQVEEDDHGKVVRSGIHTYGEVVHIFVERKDYNGVFLPGYRKWESDYRPESVGLKFVDHMVGNVEEGKMNYWVKFYEEVMGFKQILSFDDKEISTEYTALMSKVMSNGNGRIKFPINEPAPGKKKSQVDEYLEFYEGEGVQHIAVATDDIVKTVSDLKSRGVEFLTVPTTYYDVLTERVGKIDEDIDSLRKLGILVDRDDEGYLLQIFTKTVQARPTMFFEIIQRKGATSFGKGNFKALFEAIEREQELRGTL